The genomic region GAGTGCAGGACGTGGATGCTCTGCGTGGGGAAAAAGGAGCCCAACTAGCAGCAGAGACCATGGGCAGTGGAGAGACGTCATTAGGCGACGCCCTGTGGTGCTGCTCCAACCTCTACAGCGACATCAAGCTACGCCTCTCATATAAGTGTCTCATGATCTTCACTTGTAGGGATGACCCACATGGGGGCAATGGTGCAAAGAACAGACAGGCGCGCACCAAGGCCAGTGACCTCAAAGACACAGGTGGGTTTGTCTTATTATACCATTTAGGCTGAAAATACAGATgcatttgtacatttaaaactTTGTATTGCTGCTTTTATAAGGCCTCACCTGCCTCATCCCTCCTCTCCTAGGTGTTAATATTAACTTGATGCACCTGATGAAACCAGGTGGCTTTGATGTCCCGCTCTTCTTTTGTGACATTGTAAGTCCACCAGAGGATGAAGGTGAGTTGGGGTTGCAAATGGAGCCTTGTACCAAACTGGATGATCTCCAGCAGAGGGTGCGAGCTAAGGAGCTGAAGAAGAGAGCCATGGCCAGGTAGAAATAAGTGacaaatttccatttttagacagattatattttaattcatattccatttttaatttattgctgttttttcttgcattcatcttcttttttggggattttttaaaaatctgtttaactAAATtattcctcctctctgctgtctttAGATTAAACTTGTGTCTCGGTGAGGGCATAAATGTAGCAGTAGGAATTTATGCAACTGCTGTGTCAGCCCGAAAGCCTGGAGCCATCAAACTTTACAGGGAAACCAATGAGCAAGTCCACAGCAAAACCCGCACCTTCCATACCCAGACTGGCAGCCTGCTGCTGCCCAGTGAGATAAAGAAAGCCCAGGTAAGACCAGATTGAGTATAATGCAAATCTTTAATTTATGATGATTACCCACCAGAATGACGCGATGACAAACAACTGaccaaaaaaaatgtatcaactgcagaaaaaaattTCACCTGTCATTGATCATCAGTGATTTTATTCAGTGATTTTtcttggttcttttttttttttcctccttggTGCGTGTCTGCGACAGGTGTATGGTAAAAGGCAGATAGTGATGGAGAGGGACGAGGTGAATGCCCTCAAGAAGTTTAATGATCCTGGGCTGTTGCTGATTGGGTTCAAACCTATGGAGAGGCTCAAGCTGCACCATCATATCCGGCCCGCTGTCTTTCTGTACCCTGAGGAGGACGAGATCACAGGTAGGTCcgtgtgtctctgtctgcctgagCAATGAGGGTCTTTCTAATACCAAAAGTTTTCCTCTTGAAAAGGCAGACACTAAAACCAAACTGAAATCATCAAAGTGAGATTATAGTACCAGCCCAGCGGTGAACTAAACCTCGTCTAATCCTAATCCTCCTCAGGCAGCGCATGTCTGTTCTCTGCCTTGTTGAAGAAGTGTAGCGAGAAGAACGTGTTCGCTCTGTGCCGTTGCATCTCCCGCCGAAACTACCCTCCTCAATTTGTTGCTCTGGTGCCGCAGAAAGAGGAGGTCGACGAGGGGAACGTACAGATTACAGCACCAGGTAGTGCACTGCTGTTTAACAGGAGTTTTACCAGCTTCAGTCAAGCCAAACAACCCCACTCATAACACACGTGCTCACTCTTCAAGTATCGCCACTGTATTTGTCTTCTTTAGCCTTTGAAAATACATGTTCTATTTATTAATAAACAAGACTCTGGCAAATAGTTCAGGCCCTTGACATGTACTGTGGTTTGATGGCATCACATCACCTGTATCAGGTTTCAACGTGATCTACCTGCCGTATGCTGACGACATGAGGACTCTGGATCCTCCCCAGTGCCCGTCTGCCTCGCAAATCCAGGTGGACAAGATGAAGGAGATTGTCTCTAAACTGCACTTCAGATACAGGTGACTGCACATGTTCAGCACTTTACACAGATTTTAGTTTGTAGAATAAATGTAGTTAAAAACTGAGGTATTATCTTTGTTCATAACAGTGTCATTCAGTTTTATTCCTATAGTGACAGGTTTTGATTTTTTGTATTGTGATACAGGAGTGATGCTTTTGAGAACCCGGTCATTCAGCAGCATTACAGGAACCTGGAGGCCTTGGCTCTGGATATGATGGCTCCAGAAGAGACCGAGGACCTCATCAGTAAGatccagacaaaaacacaaatccttGTTTCTTGCATGGCTGTCTTTGTCTCAaactctctctgcctctttctttgtttcttctaaTCTGCCTCAGTGCCAAAAGTAGCCCAGATTGATGGCTCCCTGGGTCCTCTAGTCCAAGAGTTTACAGATCTGGTCTACCCTGCAGGCTACAATCCAGAGACCAAACCAGCTGCCAAACGCAAAACAGGTCAGAGCTGCAGTCgtaataaaaacaagtaaatacaGTGAAGAGCCAAGGGTTTGATGGAGTAACTCATTAACTTGCAGCAGAcactggaggagctggagctgagAAGAAGCCCAAGGTGGAGGTGCCAGAAAACGAGCTGAGGGCCCACATGCAGAACGGCACCCTGGGAAAGCTGACCGTACCCGTGCTGAAGGAGGCCTGTAAGCAGTTTGGGATTCGGACCACTGGGACAAAGAAGCAGGACCTGATAGATGCTCTAACTGATCGCCTGGCCTCATGAGAGTTAGATGTCTGACTGTGCCTTCGCAAGCAGGTGCACTGGCTTTCAAACAAGTGCACTTGCCTTAAACCCAGATGTAAAAATGCCTCAAGCCACTCTGCACGAACCTAATTCAGGTAATTTGGGgatctgtagtttttttttttttttattccaagaTAAACCTGCCACATttacagcagcaaaaaaaaattatctgcTGCTGGATTAAAGATCAAAGTTGTCGGTAAGGCAACATGGTTT from Mastacembelus armatus chromosome 19, fMasArm1.2, whole genome shotgun sequence harbors:
- the LOC113135204 gene encoding X-ray repair cross-complementing protein 5-like, yielding MAEWAAYYQNDDEEGEQEEGDHSVDYKTTGRDSLVFLVDASKEMFIKGEDGQPSNFDMTMQVVRNVYTSKIIRSHRDLVALVFFGTEQSKNPKNAFKNVYVYHNLDEPGAKRVQDVDALRGEKGAQLAAETMGSGETSLGDALWCCSNLYSDIKLRLSYKCLMIFTCRDDPHGGNGAKNRQARTKASDLKDTGVNINLMHLMKPGGFDVPLFFCDIVSPPEDEGELGLQMEPCTKLDDLQQRVRAKELKKRAMARLNLCLGEGINVAVGIYATAVSARKPGAIKLYRETNEQVHSKTRTFHTQTGSLLLPSEIKKAQVYGKRQIVMERDEVNALKKFNDPGLLLIGFKPMERLKLHHHIRPAVFLYPEEDEITGSACLFSALLKKCSEKNVFALCRCISRRNYPPQFVALVPQKEEVDEGNVQITAPGFNVIYLPYADDMRTLDPPQCPSASQIQVDKMKEIVSKLHFRYRSDAFENPVIQQHYRNLEALALDMMAPEETEDLIMPKVAQIDGSLGPLVQEFTDLVYPAGYNPETKPAAKRKTADTGGAGAEKKPKVEVPENELRAHMQNGTLGKLTVPVLKEACKQFGIRTTGTKKQDLIDALTDRLAS